The genomic interval CCTCTCCCGCGGCGGAATGTCGTTCCCCGAAGTGATGGACGTGCTGGCCCGGAACGAGGAGATCTACGGCGAAGCCGCCCGGGAGGTCGGCGTCGCCGTCCGCCAGATGGACCTGTTCGGTCGGGACATGATCACCGCGCTCCGTCACGTCTCCCACCGGACGCCCAGCGAGACGTTCAAGACGTTCTCCGAGAACCTCTCCAGCGTCCTCCAGAGCGGGCAGTCGCTGTCGTCGTTCCTCCACGACCAACACGAGCGCCACCACGAGGAGGCCGCCGAGCGCCAGGCGGAACTGCTTGAACGCCTGGCGACGATCGCCGAGGCGTACGTCACGCTGTTCGTGGCGGCCGTCCTCTTTCTCATCACGATCCTGCTGGTGTTCGGGCTCACGACGACGGACACGCTCTGGATCCTCCAGCTGCTGGCGTACCTGGTGATCCCGCTGGCCAACGCCGGCTTCATGGTGTATCTCGCCCAGAAGCTCGAAGCCCTGGGGATCGGCGGGACAGGGTCCAGCAGCGTCCTCGACCGGTATCAGACGGCGACGTTCGGGAAGCCCTCGACGACCGCCGCGCGGTCGAAACTCACCGACGGCGGCGTGACCGCTTCGGTGAACGACAATCTAGAGCGGCTCCGGACCTACGATCGGTTCAAGTCGATCAAACGGATGGTTCGCTCGCCCGTCGAATCCCTGCTGTGGAACCCAGACCGCGTGCTGTATCTCGCCGTCCCGATTGCCGTCGTCATGTTCGCCGTCAGGGTCCCGGCCGCGTTCCAGACCACCGCCGTGAACATCAGGCTGCTCGACGATCTGGTCATCCAGTCGCTGTTGCTCGTGTTCGGCTCTTTCGCCCTCGTCCGGTACAGTTACACGCGCCGGATCCAGCGCATCGAGGACGCGACTCCGGAGTTGCTCGAACGGCTGGCGAGCCTCAACGAGGCCGGGATGACCGTCGTCGAGAGCCTCCGCCGGCTCCGGGGCAGTGACATCGGCGTCCTCACCCCGGAGGTCGAGCGCATCTGGGCCGACATCAAGATGGGGGCCAACGTCGACGACGCGCTGGTCCGGTTCGGGCGGCGCATCCGGACGACCGCCATCACCCGCGTCGTGACGCTGCTGACCAACGCGATGCACTCCTCCGGCCAACTGGGACCGGTGCTCCGGATCGCGTCCAAGCAGGCCCGTGCCGACACCCGGCTCCGGAAGCGGCGCCGCCAGCAGATGTTCACCTACCTCGTCGTCATCTACATCTCCTTTCTCGTCTTCCTGGTCATCATCGTCGCCGTTCAGGAGGTGCTGGTCCCGGCCCTGCCCTCGAACATCGCCACGCCGGATTCGAGCCGGCTGGGTGTCAACGCCGACCAGTTCGCCCGCTTTGGCCGGGTCGACAAGGCCGCCTACACCCTCGTCTTCTTCCACACGGCGATCATCCAGGCCGTCCTGACCGGGTTCATCGGCGGCCAACTCGGCGAGGGGACGCTGAAAGACGGGGCCAAACACGCGGCGATCCTCCTGGGCGTCGCCTACGTCGCCTTCCTGCTGTTGTCCTCGCCGGTCGCGTCGCTGACCGTCGACCAGCCGACGGCGACCGGGGGTGAACTGACCGTCGACTCGGTGTCGCTGTCCTCGGGTGGGTTCGTCGTCGTCCACGCGCTGGAGGCCGACGGGGAAGTCATCGGTACCTCCCGGTACCTCGAAGCGGGGACCCACAAGGATGTCTCGATCCAGTTGTCTCGGACACCGGGCGCGAACAGGGACGTTGTGCTCGTCCCGCACCGGGATACGAACGGCAACGAACGCTTGGACTACCCCTTCGACGGGCCGCCGGGCGACACCGACGCGCCGTATCCGGCCGCGGGTCAGGGCGAGTTCGTCACGGTGACGGTCCAGTTGGAGTCGTGACGCTGGGTTTAGGACGACCCGCGTGGTAGCGTCGGTCGATGGAGTTCGCCACGTTCGCCGAGCGCGCCGCCGCCATCGAAGCCGAGTCCGCAGACACCGAGATCGTCGCCGCCGTCGCGGACCTCTTTGCGGTCGCCGGCGAGGACCTCGGGACGGTCGCGCGGTTCGTCCAGGGTCGTGTCTTCCCGGCCCACGAGTCCCGAACGCTCGATATCGGCCCGCGGCTCTGCTACGAGGCGATCGCTCGGGCGGCGGGCCGGAACGTCGACGCGGACGCCGTCGAACGGCGGCTTGCCGACCGGGGCGAGATCGGCGCCGTCGCCGCGAGCTACGACTTCGGTGGCCAGCAGGGACTCGGCGCGTTCGCGGGCGGCGGCCCCGACGGCGTGACGGTCGCCGAGGTCGCCGACCGACTCGCCGAACTCGCGGCCGCCGACGGCGACGGAAGCCAGGCGACGAAAGTCGACACCCTCTTCGGGCTGTTCAACCGCTGCAGTCCCCAGGAGGCTCGTTTTCTGGCGCGGCTCGTCCTCGAAGAGATGCGGATCGGCGTCGGCGAGGGAACCGTCAGGGACGCCACGGCCGCCGCGTTCGATGTCCCGGTCGAAGCGGTCGAACGCGCGCTCCAGGTCTCGAACGACTGTGGCCGCGTCGCGGTCGTCGCCCGCGAACAGGGTGAATCGGGACTCGACGGGATCGCGCTCGCCGTCGGCCGGCCGGTCAAGGCGATGCTCGCACAGGCCGGGACCGTGACCGACGCGCTGGCCGACTGGGACCGAGCCGCCGTCGAATGGAAGTACGACGGGGCGCGGGTCCAGGTCCACTACGACGGGGCGGACGTGCGGCTGTTCTCGCGGAACATGGAGGACGTGACCGACCCGCTGCCGGAAGTCGTCGAGACGATCGAGACGGCGCTGGACCGGCCGGCGATCCTCGACGGCGAGGTCGTTGCGGTCGACGACGACGGCGATCCGCTCCCCTTCCAGGAGGTGCTCCGGCGGTTCCGCCGGAAACACGACGTGGCACGGGCCCGCGAGGCGGTGGCGGTCAGGTTCCACGCGTTCGACTGCCTCCACGTCGACGGCGAGGACTTGCTCGATACGCCGCTCGAACAGCGGCGTGAGCGGCTCGACGGCCTGGTCCCGGCCGACAGCGACGTGGTCTCGGCGTACTGGCAGACCGACGACCCCGACCGGATCGCCGAGATCGAGCGGGCGGCCCTCGACGCCGGCCACGAGGGGATCATGCTCAAAGACCCCGAATCGACGTACACTCCCGGCAAGCGTGGAAAGAACTGGCGCAAGCGCAAACCCGACGTTGAGACGCTCGACTGCGTGGTCACCGGCGCCGAGTGGGGCGAGGGCCGGCGTGCGAACGTTCTCGGGACGTTCGAGTTGTCGGTCCGGAGCGACGAGGGGTACGCGACCGTCGGAAACGTCGCGACGGGCGTCACCGACGCCGAACTCGAATCGCTGACCGAACGGATCGAACCCCTGGTCACGGCCGAGGACGGCCAGTCGGTGACGGTGTCACCGGAAGTCGTCTTCGAGGTCGGCTACGAGGAGATCCAGCCCTCGACGACCTACGAGTCGGGCTACGCACTGCGGTTCCCGCGGTTTCTGGCGGTACGGGACGACACCGGTCCGGCGGGAGCCGACTCGCTTTCGCGCGTCGAACGCCTCGCGGCGTCGCAGTGAGTGCGGGACCGACACGCGTATGACGCCGGTGGCAGTACCGGGACGTATGACAGTCCGACACGACGGGCTCACCGCCGAGTGGCTCGGCTACGCGACGCTACGCGTAGAAGGGGACGACACGGTCGTCTACCTCGATCCGGGGCGGTACGGCGTCCTGACCGGCGAGTGGGAACCAGACACCCCCGGCGTCGGCCATCCGCCCGCCCGGGACTACCGACCGGAAGACGGTGACATCGTCTGTGTGACACACGTCCATCACTACGACCCCGACGGCATCCGTCGGGTCGCCAGCGAGGACGCGACCGTCGTCGCCTTCGAGGGGATCAACGTCCACCAGTCCGATCGGGACCTCGACCGACTGGCGGACCTGCCCTACGACGTACGCACCGTCTCGATGGAGGCCGATATTCTGGTCGACGACGTACCGATCTGGACGATGCCGGCGTACAACCACGAGGACGGCCCGAACACCGACGCCGACGGGACCCCGATCCATCCGAAAGGGATCGGCTGTGGCTTCCTGCTGTCGGTCGACGGCACGCGGGTGTTCTGGCCCGGCGACTCCGACGTGTTAGAGGGCCACGCGGAACTGGATGTCTCGCTGTTCGTCCCCTCGATTGCACAGAGTTACACGATGGACCGCCACGCTGCGGCCGACCTCGCCGAGGACCTCGATCCCGACCTCGTGCTCCCGATCCACTACAACACGTTCGGGAATCTGGAAGCCGACTCCGGCGCGTTCGCACAGGACGTTGCGAAACGCGGCGTGCCGGTCGTCCTCGACGAGCGGTGACCGGTCGGCCCGCTCCCGGACCACCCCGCCCGGACGACCGCCCGGAGCGGTGATTTATCCCGGTCGCCCGCGAAAGCCGGGTATGGCACTGGACGTAGCGACGCCGGCCCCGCCGGCGCTCAGCCCGGTCGCCGGGACCGACGAGTACGACGACGTATCGGTCGAGGGCGACGACTACCGCCGCGACGAACTGGCGACGGCGCTCGACGAGGGCGCCTGGGCCCAGGCGTTCGAGGAGTGGGCCGCCGAGACGGGGCTGGACGCCGAGGCGTGGGCCATCGTCCGCGATCTGGAACTGGTCGCGGAGTTCGACTTCTTCTGGGACTCTTTCGCCGGCCGTGTCGGCTACCACGCCCCCGGACTCCCGGAGAACTGGCGCGAGCGGGACCTCCACCCCGATCTGGACTCCTGGGAGACGGTCTCTGGGATCAACGCCGCGCTGACGGAACTGGGACAGACCGTCTGTGACGTGTTGGCCGACGACTACCTCGACTGGGAGGCCGAGGACGTGGCCGCCGACGACCTGCCAGACTTCTGAGCGGCCCGGTGTCAGGGCCACCCGAACACCATTTTCCCTCAGCGTGGCCGACGCGGCGGTCGTTCACACGGCCCGTGACCGGCACGCTGATAGTCGCCGCTGTATTGCCACCGTGTATGGTAGATATCGAGCCACCACGCGAACGGACGTGTGAACGGTGTGGACGACGCGACATCTGGGACGACGAGCTCGTCAGCTGGACCATCGCGAACGACGACGGCGAGAAACTGGCCGGAAACCCCTACTGTCTCCACGAGTGGGACATCAACGGCACGTTTAACCCGCTAACGAGCTGATCGGGCGGCCGGTCTTTTTCGGGCGGTCGACAGCGCGGTGTCGACGAGTCGCAACCGGGCGAAAAAGCGGTCAGTCCCGTTCAGCTATCGGCCGGCACTGCGGCGGGCGAGAGTGAGCCGGTACTGACGGTCTGTGAGGTCTGTGGGCCGGTGAGTTCGACCGTCGAGGCCGTCTCGTTCTCGCCGATTACCTGTCCTTCGGTGACCTGGGTCGTTCCCGAAACCGGCGTGAGGCTACGGTTCTGGACCGTGATCGCACGGAACCGGTACGGCCCGTCCGCGCGGACACTAACGTTCGTGTGCCCCTCGGCGGGGCCGTACTCGTCGTAGCCGGTCGTCGAGTACGGGACCGTCGTCTCGAAGTTCCCGCTGTCGTCGGTCTGGACCGTCTGCCGGTAGGTGAACGTCTCGTTGGTCTGAGTGTTGCGCATCGGGACAGCGACCTGGACGGTCGTGTTGGCCGGACCGGAGCCTTCGATGGTCGCTCCGGGGACGCGCTCGAAGATCTTCGTCCACGTCGGCGAGTTCCGGTGCATCACGTTGGCGACCTGATCGGGCGTACAGTAGTTCGTCCCGCTGATCGGCGCGGAGGTCTGGTTGGCCCCACAGGTGCCGTTGACCGGCCGTGCGGGCAGTCCGAGCCCCTGTGCTTCGGTGAGGGTCGCCCGGTTGTGCTCCGAGGACTCGTAGGCCGTGCGGTTACTGGACCCGACGTAGCGGTAGTGTTCCAGCGCCGAGACACGCTCGCCCGGCACCATCCCGACACCGCCGACCTGTGCGGTCCCGTCCTGCTGGACGTAGTCCCGTGCGGCGCTCATGTTGGGGAACGTCCGGAGCGGCGTCTCGGCGGGTATCCGGCGGGCCTGGCCGTTCACCGTCGACGCCTCCCAGTCGACGACGATCGGCTGAGGGCTGACCGCGCTGCCGTGGAACTCGTAGAGCCGGACGACCGTGCTGTTGTAGTAGTCCTGGGTCCGGTAGTTGAAGAAGTAGTTCCCGCTCTCGGCCACGATCGGCCGGTAGTAGTCGCTCTGGTTGGAGTCCTCGTCGAACTGCGGCGGCGCGAAGAACTTCCCGCCGTAGCCACGACCGGCCTTGACCTGGGTCATCTTCCAGTCGACGGCGACGTACTGCGTGCGAGCGTCGTCCTCGTCGTACGTTTCGAGGACATCGTTTGCCTCGCTCTCGTTCTGTGCGAGCAGGAAGTTCGCGGCCACGTCGGTCCCCTGCTGGAACGGGTTGGCGTTCGGGATCCGCTCGGCGCGGGTCGTGATCCAGTGCCCGTAGTCCCACCACGAGAGGACGCCGTAGTCACCGGTCTGGTAGTCGAAGTCCTCGCGGTTCTTGTAGGTGCCGTAGTAGTCGAGCGACTGCTCGCCCCCGCTGTCGTAGGTGCCGACGGCAGGGGTGTTACCCTCCATCCACTGGAGGCTGTCGTCCCAGTTCTCGATGCCCTGGCCCGGGCCGGCAGTGCCGCCGTAGTCCATCGGCGTCGGCGCGACGACGAGCAACGGGGCGACGACGACCACGAGCAGGGAGACGACCGTCAACACCTCGTAGGGCGCGATGTCGCCGTCACCCGAGAGATCGACCCAGCTGACCAGCCGGCCGATGAGCAGTCCGGTGATCGCGGCGATCGGGAACACCAGGTAGTAGTCGAACCGGCCCTGCGTGAACGTCGCGGCAAGCAGGAAGACGCCCCAGACCGCGACCAGCAGTTCCTCGCCGTCGGGGTCGCTCGCGAGGAACTGCTCGGCGACGATCGCGATGACACCGATCGCCGCGATGAAGACCGTCAGCCCGTACCGCGGATAGAGGCTAGCGGGATCGAGCGGCTGTGCCTCGCCGACGGTGCCCGCGGTCGGGCTGACCGAGAACCCGATGACACGCAGGATGTTGTCGACGAGGAAGTTGAACAGGCCCGGCGTCGCGACGGACGCGATACCGGCGATGACGCCGATGATGCCGAAGACGGTCACCGGGTAGAGGGTCGCGTCGAGGGACTCCCGCTCGAAGTAGCGAGCGAGCCACGCCATGAACGCACAGCCACCGGCGACCGCGAAGGCGAGCGCCGGCTGAAGCAGCGAGTGACGGGTCGCGTTGACCGTCAGCGTGTCCATACTGGCGAGCGTGAGCACCCCAGTCGTCGCGAGCGCGATCGTGCCGACGATCGCGGTGTGTTCCGGGCTCTGGCCGCGGACGAACTCGATGATGAGACGCAGGAGGAAGAAGGTCCCCAGAATACCGACGATGAGGACGCCGGGCGGCCAGGTCCAGAGATAGGTCGCGATCGCGAATCCGGTGAGCACCGACCAGAGGACCGTCGAGCGGAGGGCGTCGATGTCGCGGTCGGCGAACTGCTCGAACACCGGCTTGTCACGGTCGGCGGCACTGATCGCGACCATCATCCCGAGGACGGCGATCGTCTGGAGGAACGCCTCGGCGACGTGGTGGTCGAAGGTGCCAACGAGACTCCGGCCGAGGAACGCACCGGCGGAGAGCGCCAGGACGAGGGCGGCTGTCACACCGCCCAGCCGGCCGGCCAGGCGCCGTCCCATCACGTACATCGGGATCATCGCGAGCGTCCCGATGACTGCTGGGAAGAACAGCGCCACCATCGCGATGGTGTTCTCGCTGGGCGAGCCCAGGCCGACGATCAGTGCGATCGTCGCGGCCACCTGATCGAACAGCGTGCCGAACTGCCCCGGTGACGCGCCGATCGGGAAGCGAGTCCAGGGATCGAACGGCATCGTCGCCGGCCAGTTCTGGACCGTATACACCGTCGACCGGTAGTGGTACCAGGGGTCGTTGCCCGAGAACAGCACTTCGCCGTCGACGATGAAGTTCTGCCAGCTACGCACACGATTCCACAGCATGAACCCGAAAAGCGCCAAGAGGACAGGGACGTGGTACCACCGCTCGACCTTGTCCAGGGCAGCCTCGAGTTCGGGGTTATCCTCGAATTGGCCCCGCCATTGACTCATTGGACGGAAAGACTGGCATGGCGCGCATAAGCCTTTTGACCTCCGCCGAAGCGGGATGGAAACGCCTAAAACGGCAGGTGGCACACCTGCGGGCATGCGCGTCTCGGTCGTCGTCTGTACGCACGCGATGGACCGGTACACTGACTGTTACGAGGCCGCCCGGAGCGTGCTCGACCAGACCCACGACGATGTCGAACTCGTGTTGGTCTCGGACGGCGACGAGGCCGTCGCCGACCGGTTCCGGGCCGACTTCGGCGACCGAGCGGACGTTCGGATCCACTGCAACGACGAGAACGTCGGGCTGGCGGTCAGCCGCAACAACGGCGCGGCGGTCGCGACGGGTGACGTAGTCGCGTTCCTCGACGACGACGCCATCGCCGATCCGTCGTGGGTGGCCGAACTCGTCGCCGTCTACGAACAGCGGGACGTGCCCGCCGCCGGCGGTCGGATGGTCCCGGCGTGGGTCGCCGGCCGGCCGTCCTTTCTCCCCGACGAGTTCTACTGGCTGATCGGTGTCACCCACCGTGGGTTCGGTCCCGACGGCGACCCCGAACAGGCGGGCGAAGTCCGCAACACGTTCGGCTCGAACATCTCCTTCCGGATGGACGTGTTCGAGGCCCTGGACGGGTTCGAGAAGGAGATCGGCGGCCGGACCGGGGACAAGAACCTCCAGGGCGAGGAGACGGAACTGTGTGCCCGGATGCAAAGCGAGTACGGCCACGGCGTCTACTACACACCCGCGGCCGTCGTCGCCCACAAGGTCTTCGACTACCGCACGGACCCGGGGTGGCTCGTCGACCGGGCGTTCTGGCAAGGCTACTCGAAACGCGGGATGGAGGTCCTCGTCCCGGAGTCGACCGGCGACGAATCGGATTTCCTCTCGTCGTTGCTGTTCGAGTCGGTCCCCGACAGACTGGACGGCGTGGTCACGTCCCCCTCTCTGGCCGGCGTCTTGCAACTCATCTTCCTGTTCGTGCTGACGGCCGCCGTCGGCGCGGGCTATCTCTACGGGGCGACGGTGTGGAGGTAACCGATGACCGACGAGCTGCCGAACGTCTGTGTCGTCACGCATCCGCTGGCGGCCGCCGGCGAGAACGCCACCCGGAGTCTGCTCGACATCCTCGCCGCGATCACCGGTGTCGCGCTCGTGACAGCGGATCTCCCGGCGGACTCGGAGATCAGAGAGCGCCGCGAGCTCGTCGAACTCACGCAGAAGGGCGCCGGCGACTCCGTGGTCGTGGCCGCCGTTCGATTCCTCCTGAACCAACTGCGGATGTGTCGCGTGCTGGCCGACCGCGACGAGGAGGTGGTGCTGTTCTACGGCGCCACGTCGTACGTGCTCCCGATCCTGGCCGCGCGACTGCTTGGCAAGACGGTCCTCGTCGAGCCACGCGGGGACGTGCCGCTGACGCTCCGACTGACCTGGGAACAGCGGATGCCGGCGCCGCTGGCCCGGACACTCGCCGGCGCCGTCGGACTGCTCGAACGAACGGGCTTCGCGCTGGCAGACGGCGTCGTCACCTACACGCCCGAGATGGCCAGACAGCTCGACCTCCATCCCGAAGCACCGACCGTCTATCCCACCGGAGCGCGCTACGTCCGGACCGACGAGTTCGACATCGAGACGCCGTACGCCGACCGCGAGCGCGTGGTCGGCTTCCTCGGCCGGCTCGACGAGGAGAAGGGAATCCGCGAACTGGCCGAGGTAGCGCGCTCGCTCCCGGAGGACGTGACCTTCCGGTTCATCGGCGACGGCGACCTCCGGGCGTGGCTCGAAGCCGAACTCACGGCGGAGATCGCAGCCGGTCGGGTGGAACTGACCGGCTGGGTCGACCACGACGACGTGCCCGAGCAGTTGAACGAGCTCTCCCTGCTCGTGTTGCCCTCACAGCCGACGGAGGGACTGCCGACGACCATCCTGGAGGCGCTTTCCTGTGGGACCCCGGTACTGGCGTCGCCGGTCTCGGGGGTTCCGGACGTTGTTCGGGACGGCGAGACCGGCTTCCTCGTCGAGTCCCGCGAGCCCGCGGCACTCAGAGACGAGATAGCGGCGATACTGGCACGTGACGACCTCGCGGAGTTCAGTGATCGGGGGAGAGCACTGATCGAGACTGAGTACAGTTTCGAGGCGGCCTGTGAGCGGTACCGGTCGATCCTGCGGGCCGCCGGGTAGCAGCGACGCGTCGCCAGCCGTCGGGCGTTACTCGTTGTACCCCAGCCGGCGGAGCCGCTCTTTGACTTCCTCGTTCATGTCCGGGCGCTGGATGTCGTCCCGTTCGGTCGACTTGACGAGCTGTCGGTGGTCGTCGAGATGGCCGCGCAGTTCGGCGACGACATCGGGGTAGTCGTCGACGACGTTCTCCTGTTCGCCGGGGTCGTCGACGAGGTTGTACAGCTCGTCAGGCGCGTCGGAGTGCTCGATGTAGTTCCACTCCGCGTTGCGGACGTGGACGTGATCCTCGCCGCTCTCCTCCTCGTAGCTCCCGAAGACGGCGGTGCGGTCCCACTCGCCGTCGAAGACCAGGCGACGGAGGCTCTCGCCGAAGTAGTTGTCCGGCACCGGCAGGTCGGCGGCGTCGAGCAGCGTCGCGGGCACGTCCGCGAGCCCGACCATCTCGTCGTACTCGCCGGCGTCGTCCCACCCCTCGACGAACAGCGGGACGTGGGTCTTCACGTCGAGCAGCCGAGCGCCGCCGAAGTAGCCGTGTTCGAGGAAGTGGTCGCCGTGGTCCGCGGTCAGCGCGAACAGGTAGTCGTCGCCCCACTCCTCCTCGACGGTCTCCATCAGCCGACCGACCTCGGCGTCGTTGAACTTGATCTCGGCGTCGTAGAGGTCGATGAACGTCTGGTGTTCCTCCTCGGTGACGTTCTCGGGCTCTTCGAGGAACTTCCGGCGGAGCTGGACCGACTCGCGTTTCGAGACGGGCTCGTCCATGAACTCCCGCTGGTACTCCTCGGGCGGCAGGAACGGGTGGTGAACGTCCATGTAGTGGACCCAGACGAAGGAGGGTTCGTCGCCGTTTCGCTCGATGAACTCGATAGCGCGGTCGGTCATGTCGTCGGCCGGGAGGTGGTAGTCGCCGACGTTGATCCCCTGGCTGGACTCGACGAAGTCGTACGCTCGCTGGAGGGCGCTCAGGACGGCACCGTCGAGGTTCGTCTTGGCCCACTTGCGGAGCTTCGAGGTGGCCGACTCGTCCGGTGCCGAGTCGAAGAACTCGTCCCAGCC from Haloarcula pelagica carries:
- a CDS encoding sulfatase yields the protein MDKVLLVTIDSLRADHVGYHGYERDVTPNIDEYARQGSRFMNTHAHVGGTRFSFPSILTGVTTGMYGGHRRISDDQTLVSEVFQDAGFHTGGFNCNLYVSGEFGYDRGWDEFFDSAPDESATSKLRKWAKTNLDGAVLSALQRAYDFVESSQGINVGDYHLPADDMTDRAIEFIERNGDEPSFVWVHYMDVHHPFLPPEEYQREFMDEPVSKRESVQLRRKFLEEPENVTEEEHQTFIDLYDAEIKFNDAEVGRLMETVEEEWGDDYLFALTADHGDHFLEHGYFGGARLLDVKTHVPLFVEGWDDAGEYDEMVGLADVPATLLDAADLPVPDNYFGESLRRLVFDGEWDRTAVFGSYEEESGEDHVHVRNAEWNYIEHSDAPDELYNLVDDPGEQENVVDDYPDVVAELRGHLDDHRQLVKSTERDDIQRPDMNEEVKERLRRLGYNE
- the aglG gene encoding glucosyl-dolichyl phosphate glucuronosyltransferase, with amino-acid sequence MRVSVVVCTHAMDRYTDCYEAARSVLDQTHDDVELVLVSDGDEAVADRFRADFGDRADVRIHCNDENVGLAVSRNNGAAVATGDVVAFLDDDAIADPSWVAELVAVYEQRDVPAAGGRMVPAWVAGRPSFLPDEFYWLIGVTHRGFGPDGDPEQAGEVRNTFGSNISFRMDVFEALDGFEKEIGGRTGDKNLQGEETELCARMQSEYGHGVYYTPAAVVAHKVFDYRTDPGWLVDRAFWQGYSKRGMEVLVPESTGDESDFLSSLLFESVPDRLDGVVTSPSLAGVLQLIFLFVLTAAVGAGYLYGATVWR
- a CDS encoding glycosyltransferase family 4 protein; translated protein: MTDELPNVCVVTHPLAAAGENATRSLLDILAAITGVALVTADLPADSEIRERRELVELTQKGAGDSVVVAAVRFLLNQLRMCRVLADRDEEVVLFYGATSYVLPILAARLLGKTVLVEPRGDVPLTLRLTWEQRMPAPLARTLAGAVGLLERTGFALADGVVTYTPEMARQLDLHPEAPTVYPTGARYVRTDEFDIETPYADRERVVGFLGRLDEEKGIRELAEVARSLPEDVTFRFIGDGDLRAWLEAELTAEIAAGRVELTGWVDHDDVPEQLNELSLLVLPSQPTEGLPTTILEALSCGTPVLASPVSGVPDVVRDGETGFLVESREPAALRDEIAAILARDDLAEFSDRGRALIETEYSFEAACERYRSILRAAG
- a CDS encoding type II secretion system F family protein, which produces MALNPLGALNPLGLAPLAGLVLIVGVVVLSTVNESVDRRMTRYARRVFGRYVSESNERKRQLEAAYIGQSYRSYAARTLLFTGLSAIGGALAGAYLFGGLLLAIPTIVDLAMGLPRTMVNALGIRGFELVLRPQQTLAVLVAGGVVSGLAAASITYTMRWELPKSDAEVRKRSIDEGMARTIAFMYALSRGGMSFPEVMDVLARNEEIYGEAAREVGVAVRQMDLFGRDMITALRHVSHRTPSETFKTFSENLSSVLQSGQSLSSFLHDQHERHHEEAAERQAELLERLATIAEAYVTLFVAAVLFLITILLVFGLTTTDTLWILQLLAYLVIPLANAGFMVYLAQKLEALGIGGTGSSSVLDRYQTATFGKPSTTAARSKLTDGGVTASVNDNLERLRTYDRFKSIKRMVRSPVESLLWNPDRVLYLAVPIAVVMFAVRVPAAFQTTAVNIRLLDDLVIQSLLLVFGSFALVRYSYTRRIQRIEDATPELLERLASLNEAGMTVVESLRRLRGSDIGVLTPEVERIWADIKMGANVDDALVRFGRRIRTTAITRVVTLLTNAMHSSGQLGPVLRIASKQARADTRLRKRRRQQMFTYLVVIYISFLVFLVIIVAVQEVLVPALPSNIATPDSSRLGVNADQFARFGRVDKAAYTLVFFHTAIIQAVLTGFIGGQLGEGTLKDGAKHAAILLGVAYVAFLLLSSPVASLTVDQPTATGGELTVDSVSLSSGGFVVVHALEADGEVIGTSRYLEAGTHKDVSIQLSRTPGANRDVVLVPHRDTNGNERLDYPFDGPPGDTDAPYPAAGQGEFVTVTVQLES
- a CDS encoding HEWD family protein, whose amino-acid sequence is MVDIEPPRERTCERCGRRDIWDDELVSWTIANDDGEKLAGNPYCLHEWDINGTFNPLTS
- a CDS encoding MBL fold metallo-hydrolase — translated: MTVRHDGLTAEWLGYATLRVEGDDTVVYLDPGRYGVLTGEWEPDTPGVGHPPARDYRPEDGDIVCVTHVHHYDPDGIRRVASEDATVVAFEGINVHQSDRDLDRLADLPYDVRTVSMEADILVDDVPIWTMPAYNHEDGPNTDADGTPIHPKGIGCGFLLSVDGTRVFWPGDSDVLEGHAELDVSLFVPSIAQSYTMDRHAAADLAEDLDPDLVLPIHYNTFGNLEADSGAFAQDVAKRGVPVVLDER
- the ligA gene encoding ATP-dependent DNA ligase LigA; this encodes MEFATFAERAAAIEAESADTEIVAAVADLFAVAGEDLGTVARFVQGRVFPAHESRTLDIGPRLCYEAIARAAGRNVDADAVERRLADRGEIGAVAASYDFGGQQGLGAFAGGGPDGVTVAEVADRLAELAAADGDGSQATKVDTLFGLFNRCSPQEARFLARLVLEEMRIGVGEGTVRDATAAAFDVPVEAVERALQVSNDCGRVAVVAREQGESGLDGIALAVGRPVKAMLAQAGTVTDALADWDRAAVEWKYDGARVQVHYDGADVRLFSRNMEDVTDPLPEVVETIETALDRPAILDGEVVAVDDDGDPLPFQEVLRRFRRKHDVARAREAVAVRFHAFDCLHVDGEDLLDTPLEQRRERLDGLVPADSDVVSAYWQTDDPDRIAEIERAALDAGHEGIMLKDPESTYTPGKRGKNWRKRKPDVETLDCVVTGAEWGEGRRANVLGTFELSVRSDEGYATVGNVATGVTDAELESLTERIEPLVTAEDGQSVTVSPEVVFEVGYEEIQPSTTYESGYALRFPRFLAVRDDTGPAGADSLSRVERLAASQ
- a CDS encoding oligosaccharyl transferase, archaeosortase A system-associated, producing the protein MSQWRGQFEDNPELEAALDKVERWYHVPVLLALFGFMLWNRVRSWQNFIVDGEVLFSGNDPWYHYRSTVYTVQNWPATMPFDPWTRFPIGASPGQFGTLFDQVAATIALIVGLGSPSENTIAMVALFFPAVIGTLAMIPMYVMGRRLAGRLGGVTAALVLALSAGAFLGRSLVGTFDHHVAEAFLQTIAVLGMMVAISAADRDKPVFEQFADRDIDALRSTVLWSVLTGFAIATYLWTWPPGVLIVGILGTFFLLRLIIEFVRGQSPEHTAIVGTIALATTGVLTLASMDTLTVNATRHSLLQPALAFAVAGGCAFMAWLARYFERESLDATLYPVTVFGIIGVIAGIASVATPGLFNFLVDNILRVIGFSVSPTAGTVGEAQPLDPASLYPRYGLTVFIAAIGVIAIVAEQFLASDPDGEELLVAVWGVFLLAATFTQGRFDYYLVFPIAAITGLLIGRLVSWVDLSGDGDIAPYEVLTVVSLLVVVVAPLLVVAPTPMDYGGTAGPGQGIENWDDSLQWMEGNTPAVGTYDSGGEQSLDYYGTYKNREDFDYQTGDYGVLSWWDYGHWITTRAERIPNANPFQQGTDVAANFLLAQNESEANDVLETYDEDDARTQYVAVDWKMTQVKAGRGYGGKFFAPPQFDEDSNQSDYYRPIVAESGNYFFNYRTQDYYNSTVVRLYEFHGSAVSPQPIVVDWEASTVNGQARRIPAETPLRTFPNMSAARDYVQQDGTAQVGGVGMVPGERVSALEHYRYVGSSNRTAYESSEHNRATLTEAQGLGLPARPVNGTCGANQTSAPISGTNYCTPDQVANVMHRNSPTWTKIFERVPGATIEGSGPANTTVQVAVPMRNTQTNETFTYRQTVQTDDSGNFETTVPYSTTGYDEYGPAEGHTNVSVRADGPYRFRAITVQNRSLTPVSGTTQVTEGQVIGENETASTVELTGPQTSQTVSTGSLSPAAVPADS